Sequence from the Gammaproteobacteria bacterium genome:
GAGGCCGGCGCACCCGGCATTCGTGCCCGGGGATGTGGTGTGATCGGGTGGAGACAGCCGGTCCCGTCCTTCGGGGCGGGGCCGGTTTGTCTTTATTTGCCGCCGTCGGCGGGGTTCGCGGCTGAAGCTGCTCCTACGGGGCATATCGCTGGGTTTGTTCGCGGCTGAAGCCGCTCCTACAGGTGCGAACGACATCTACGGGGTTTGTTCGCGGCTGAAGCTGCTCCTGCAGGCCGCATTCGTGGAGTTTTACTTTTTGATTTGTTGGTAGGCAGCCAGTGCCGCTTCACGCGCTTCGGCATGGTCGACGATTGGTTTGGGGTAGGTCTTGCCGAGTTTTACCCCGGCATCTTTAAGCTCATCCGCGTCGGCATCCCACGGATGATGAAGCACCTTTTCGTCGAGTTCGGCAATCTCCGGCACCCAGCGGCGCACGTATTCGCCGTCCGGGTCAAATTTTTCACCCTGGGTGACCGGGTTAAAGATCCGAAAGTAGGGTGCTGCATCGGCACCGGAACCTGCTACCCACTGCCAACTGGAACTGTTGTTGGCAAGATCGGCATCGACCAGCGTGTCCCAGAACCAGCGTTCACCTTCGCGCCAGTGAATCATTAGATCCTTGATCAGGAAAGAAGCCACAATCATGCGCACGCGATTGTGCATCCAGCCGGTGGCCCATAGCTCGCGCATGCCAGCGTCGACGATGGGATAACCGGTCTGCCCCTTCTGCCATGCCTTCAGCTTCTTCTTGCTTTTCTTCCAGGGAAAACCGTCGAACTGCTCGCGCCAGTTTTTCACCGGCAGGGTAGGGAAGTGATACAGCAGGTGATAGGCAAACTCGCGCCAGCCGATTTCGCTGAGAAAATGCTCGACGTCCTTGCGCGAGATGCTGCGATCAGCAGCGTCGGCGCTCTCGACCGCAGCCCAAACGTGCCACGGCGCAATTTCACCCCAGTGCAGATGTGGTGACAGGCGCGAAACCTTTTCCATGTCAGGTCGGTTACGCAGCTCCTTGTAGCCATCAAGGCCCTTGTCGATGAACTGGCGTAAACGCATTGCCGCGCCTTTTTCACCTGGCTGCCAGACATCAAACTCTTCGGCCCAGTCGGGATCACTTGGCAACAATGCCCAGTCCTTCAGCTTGTCCGAGGCAATCTTTTTCTTCGAGGCAGCGAGTTTGCGTGGTTTGCCATTCAGCTCCGGCCACTGCGGCTTGTTTTGCAGGCAACCGCGGCGCCAGTACTGCGAGTAAACCTTGTAGGGTTTGCCGGCCTGGTTTTTGACCGTCCATGGCTCAAACAACAGGCTGCCGTTGTGACTGCTCACGTCGATGTCACGGTCACAAAGTGCCGCCTTGATTTCCTTGTCGCGCGCGATGGCCTGCGGTTCGTAGACGCGGTTCCAGTGAACCTCGGTAATATCGGCCTTTTCAGCGATTTCCTCGAGGATCTCCAACGGGTCACCACGGCGCAGCACCAGCCGGTTGCCGGTTTTCTCGATTGATTGCGCCAGCGCATCAAGGCTGTGATGCAGCCACCACTTTGCAGCGCCGCCAATCTGCTCGTCCGGATCGATCGTCTCGTCGAGGATATAAACCAGCACCATCGGGTTGTCAGATTCACGCGCAGCGTTTAGCGCCGGGTTGTCCTTGAGCCGCAAATCCTGACGAAACCACACCAGAGTTGTTTCACTCATGAACGATACCCCGGCTTGGCCAGCACCAGCTGAGTGGCGCCGATTACCCGTTCACGAAACCCACCCTCGCAATAACACAAGTAGTACTCCCACATGCGAATGAAAGTCTCCGGGTAGCCCTGCCGGCGCACCTCCGCAAGCTGGCTGGCGAAGCGATCGCGCCAGTGACGCAATGTTTCGCCGTAGTGCATGCCGATTTCCTCCAGGTGAGCAAACTCCATGTCGGTGCGTCGCTTCACTGCGCCGGCAATGGCTTCGACGGATGGCAGAAAGCCGCCGGGGAAAATATAGCGCTTGATAAAGTCCACGTTGTCACGCGCATACTCGTAGCGCTGCGCCGGCACGGTAATAGCCTGCAATGCCATCAGGCCGTCGGGTTTGAGCAGCGAGGCACACTTCTGAAAATAAGTATCGAGGTAGTGATGACCGACAGCCTCGATCATCTCGATGGACACCAGCTTGTCGTACTGCCCCTCGAGATCGCGGTAGTCGGTGGTAAGCAGTTCGACGCGGTCGGTCAGGCCAGCTTGTTGCACGCGCTTTTGTGCTTCGGCGTGTTGTTCGGCCGAAA
This genomic interval carries:
- a CDS encoding deoxyribodipyrimidine photo-lyase produces the protein MSETTLVWFRQDLRLKDNPALNAARESDNPMVLVYILDETIDPDEQIGGAAKWWLHHSLDALAQSIEKTGNRLVLRRGDPLEILEEIAEKADITEVHWNRVYEPQAIARDKEIKAALCDRDIDVSSHNGSLLFEPWTVKNQAGKPYKVYSQYWRRGCLQNKPQWPELNGKPRKLAASKKKIASDKLKDWALLPSDPDWAEEFDVWQPGEKGAAMRLRQFIDKGLDGYKELRNRPDMEKVSRLSPHLHWGEIAPWHVWAAVESADAADRSISRKDVEHFLSEIGWREFAYHLLYHFPTLPVKNWREQFDGFPWKKSKKKLKAWQKGQTGYPIVDAGMRELWATGWMHNRVRMIVASFLIKDLMIHWREGERWFWDTLVDADLANNSSSWQWVAGSGADAAPYFRIFNPVTQGEKFDPDGEYVRRWVPEIAELDEKVLHHPWDADADELKDAGVKLGKTYPKPIVDHAEAREAALAAYQQIKK